CCGTCGAAGAGTTCGCGTGCCGAGGCCCGGCCGATGCCGGCCCGGGAGCGGGCGAAGTCCTCGTAGTCGGACTCGGAGACCAGCCGGTCCAGGGCCGAGACGGCCAGCGGAACCGTACGGCGGGTCAGGCCCGGGCCGTCGGCGTCCGCGCCGCCGGTGGCGGGGCGCGGGTTGGTGACCGCGGTGACGCCGAGGGGCCGGGTGACCGGCTGGGTGACGCGGTCCGCCGGGACGTTCGCGGCCTTGCCGGTGCCGAAGCGGTAGCGGGCGCGGACGTTCTCGTGGCCGGAGGGCAGCCGGGCGCCGTGCACACCGTCGCCGAAGGTCACCGTGGTCCGGCCGTCGGCCGTGGAGCCGGTGATGTAGACCCGCTCGGTCGGGCCGCGTCCGGCGAGGCTGTCGACCTCGTGCCACAGCACGCCGTCGACCCGGATCTCCAGGACCGGGGTGGCGCCGAGGGGGTTGTCGTCGGCGAGCCAGGTCAGCGGGGACTGCCAGAGCGCGAAGGTCTGGTTGACGCGGTCCGAGTCGCCGCTGCCGATGGCCTCCTCGCGGCTCTCGCCGTGGGTGGCCTCGACGACGTTGCCGAGAATGCGGACCGTCTCGCGACGGTAGCGGTGGGCGAGGTCGGCTGTGAGGGTGAGCCGGGTGTGGATGTGGTCGCCGGGGAGCCGGCGGTCCGCGGCGGGGTCGGCGGCGGCGATGGTGACGACCTCGGTGGCCCGGACGCCCGCCGTGCCGGGGATGTCGCTGCGTTCGCCCTCGACGATGAGCGTGCGGCCCGGCCTGAGGCCCTCGTACAGCTCGGCGAGTTCGATCTCGTTGCCGTGCACGTCCTCGCCCAGCGGTTCGTCGGCGAGGCGCAGGGGCTCGCCCGCCGCGTGCACGGTGGTGTCGCGGATGTGCGACAGGAGCACGTCGAACTCGTCCAGCCAGGCGTCGGCGAGGGTGAGTTCGGTGCCGCGGCCGGTGATGCCGTAGTTGGTGTACGCGGCCGTGCGCACCGCCGTGACCTGGGTCGTGACGAACGCCAGCTTCGGATCGCCGGGGACGCCCTTGTCGGAGCCCTTGGCGGGCCGCTGGATCGCCACCCAGCTGCCGACGGTGATGCCCTCGTGCACGGTGTCCAGCTGGAGCGTGCGGTGGTTGACGGGCTCCGGCTTCGTGGCGATGACGATCTCGACGTTGGGTTCGGCGCTGCCCGCCGTGTACTTGAGGCTGACCTCGTGCTCGCCGTGCGTGAACTGCTCACTGGCGCCGGGGCGCAGGGCGATCTGCTCGGACGTGCCGTTGTGGACGCCGACGTGGATCAAGCCTTCGTCGTCGGGCCGCGACACGAACAGGGTGCGCTCGGGCAGGCCCGAGTGGAGGCGGACGGTGACGCCTGGTTCCTGGGAGTCGGCGGGGCGCCGGTTGAGCCAGCTCAGGTCGCGGTCCTGGCCGGAGCGCACGGACAGCTCGACCTGGCCGGGGCCGAGCGTGAAGGTGACCGGCTGGGTGACGGGCAGGTTCTCCGCGCGCTGGTCGGAGCTGCTGCCCTCGACGTACTGGAACTCGGCCCGGACCGGGGTCTTGCCCGCCGTGTCGTACACGACGCGCGTGGTCGCCAGCACCGCTCCGGTCAGCGGCCAGTCGGCGGTTCGGATGACCCGGCCGCGGTCGTCCTGGACCGGCTTGAGCGGGGCCGTGGCGCCGAAGGGGGCCGCGGTGACGCGCAGGGCGAGCAGTTCGCGCAGGAGCCGCGGGGCGCCGGGTGCGGCGGCCGTGCGCCAGGCCGGGTAGAGGCTGCCGAGGCCGGGGTTGAGGGCGGACAGCAGGCGGGCGGTGTCGGTGCCGGGGAGCTGACGGCCGGTGGCGCCCCGGGGGGCGGGGGCCGTGGCGCGCAGGGCGGGAAGTACGACACCCAGGGCTTCCAAAGCGGCTGCCCGCGAGTCGCCCCCCAGGGGCGCGGGGAACTGCGCGACCAGCCCCGACGGCGCCGCGGACGGCCGACCACCCATCGACGCACCCTCCTCATCCGTCTGGGCAGGCGCCAACTCCAGCGCCCGCTCAGCGAGTTCGGCGAGCACCGCTTCCAGCTGCTCGAACCAGGCCGCCACGTCCTCGTAGGGCGCGGCCAGCACCTGGGCCTCGCCGAGGCGGGCTACCGGCTCCGCGAGGCGGGCCGCGAGCCGCTCGGGAGTCTTGACGCCGTCCAGGTCGTTGCGGAGCGGTTCGAGGACCTGGTCCTCGCAGTCCTCGATCAGCCGACTGACCGGGCGCGGGTTGGGCACCTCCGGGGTCGGCGGCTCCTCCCCAGGCTCCCCCGGCTGCACGGGCGGAGCCGTCCAGCGCCGTACCTCGTCGACGAGTTCCTTCAGGGTGGGCGGCGCCGACTTCGGCAGGGAGATCGCCGTGACGTCGTCGTCCCGGTCGACGCGCGTGTTCGCCACCGGCAGCAGCTTGCGCTCGCCGCCGGCGCTCTCCCCGAAGACGAACAGCAACTGGTCGCCGGTCCTGAGGGAGTGCGCGGTGCCCTCGACGAAGAGCTCGGAGCGCTTCTCCAGGTCCCGCGGGGTGAGCAGCGAGGGCCGGCGGCGGCGGACCTTCAGCTCGTTGAAGTCCCAGCGGGCCGTCAGGTCCCGGCTGGTCTCGAAGGTCAGCGACTCCTCGCCGGCGGACGCGGGCACGCTGTGGCTGCGCGCACCGCGCGGGATCAGCACGTTCTGGGCCTCGGCGCGCGGGTCGCGTTCGAGGGTGTACGCCAGGTGCGTGGCGGCGGCGACGCCGGGGCGCGGGCGGTGCCCGACGAGTCGGCCGAGCAGCACCAGGGAGCGGTGCTCGTTCGCGGTGCGGACGTAGGCCTCGTCGGCGATGCGCTCGGAGTGGAAGGTGAGCAGGTCGCCGAGGACGGCGGTGGCGTCGAGCAGGCCGATCGCCGGGTCGTCCGGAGTGCGGACGGTGAGCTGGTCGAGTGCCGGGTAGGCGGGTGAGGCGAGCCGGTCGAGCAGGGCGGCCAGGAAGGAGCCGTACTCGCCGACGCGGTAGTCCAGCGCGGTGCGGCCGGGCGGGTTGTGCAACGGAGCCGGCGCGAGGCGCTCGTCGTGGCCGCCGCGGCAGGCGCCGCCGCAGCCGCACTCGTCGGTCGCGGTGACCGGGTGCGTGTCCGTCATCGGGCACCTCCCAGGGATATCGCCAGCAGGCCGTTCTCCGGCCGGTCCGAGTCGTTGTCGCAGGTGGCGATCTCCAGCGGGCCGAGCCGCAGCACGCCGTCCTCCCTTTCTCCTCGGTCCTGTCCGTACAGCCGCCGCAGCCGGGTGACCTCGACGCTCCGCACGCCGGGCACGGCCGCGGCGACGGCGACCAGGCGGCTGAGCCGGACCGGTTCGCCGAAGGTGAGCGCGTCGGGGTGGAAGAAGCCGAGCCGTCCGCCCGGCAGTCGTCCGCTGCCGAGCACGCGGTACAGCTCGGCCAGGATCTGCCCGTGCTGGTGGCCCGGCTCGGCGCAGACGGTCAGCGCGATGTCGAGCGGCACCAGGCGGGCGGGGCCCACGACGAGGTCGTGGCCGATGCGCCGGTACGTCTCCAGGGCCTGGGTGACCGAGTCGAGCAGGTCCCGCGACGGGGCGGCGGTGCCGTCGGCGTCGATCGCGATGTGTGCCTCCTGGACGCTGCCCGTCCAGCGGAGTTCGGCCGCCGCCCGCTGCACGCCCGGCAGGGCGGTGGCGAGGGCCGCGTAGTCCTCGGCGGTGACGGCGCGCAGCCGGGTGCGGCGCAGGTCGAGCGGGGCGAGCTGGCGTACCTGCTCGACCGGTTCTGGCTGGGTGCCGCCGGCCGCGGGCAAGGGGTTGCGCACGGCGACGGCCGGCGCTTCGCAACCGGCTTGCACGACAAGGTGGTTGATGGCCTCGGCGCCGACGTTTCCGGCGGTGCCGCCGCCGAGCCGGTAGCGCAGTGCCAGCCGGGTGCCGGGCGTGGGCCTGGCACCGTGCCGTCCGTCGCCGAAGCGCAGGGCCAGACGGCCGTCGTCCTCCAGTTCGCCCACGAAGTGCTGCTCGCGCGGACCGCTGTCGAGCAGGTCGCGGCGCGGCTCCCAGGTCTCGTCGTCGCCGTGGACGCGTACGGCGGGCAGCGCCCGGCGCGGGTCCTGGGCGAGGGCGGCGGTCGCCGAGCCGCGCAGCACCGTCTCCTCGGGGTGGAGGCCGGCCGCGTAGGCCGGGCCCCAGCTGTGCGCGATCTCCCAGGCGATGTGCCCGTCGAGGGCCGTGCCCGCGCGGGCCCGGGCGGCGAGGACCTCGACGCGGCGCAGCTTGGTGGCGAGCAACTGGTCGCTGCGGTACAGCAGTTCGCGCAGGGCGCGGACCGGGTGGCGGCGCAGTTCGAAGCGTTCCAGCACGTTCAGGCCGTAGACCACGGCGAGTTCGGCGATCTCCTGCTCGCCGAGCCCGTCCCGGTCGCGGGCGCTGCGCCACAGCTCGACGAGCCGCTGCCGGATGCGGCCCGGGATGGCCGCGATCCGCTCGGCCTGCCCGGCGGCGACGGTGCCGGGGTCGGGGAAGGGCACCGCCTGGGTGACGGGCGTACGGCCGAGGGCCGGGCGGAAGCGGGGCGCGATGCCCGGGTAGACGGACTGGGCGAGCAAGGTGCGCAGCGCGGCGGTCTGGGCGTACGCCGTGCCGGGCACGACCTGTTCGTGCCGCTGCCCGGCGCTCTCCAGGCCGAGGCCGGCGCGTGCGGTGGCGCGCTCGCCGACGACCTCGAAGAGTTCGCGGACGTCGTCGGGGACGAGCGCCCGGCCCGACCGGGTCTTGTCCGTCAGGGCGTTGATGAGCCGCGCGGGCGCGTTGCCCTCCTCGGTGTCCCGGCAGCCGAAGGCGGGCCGGTCGCAGGGTGCGGTCACGGCGGGCACGGGCGGCACGGTGACCGTCTCGGGCAGCCCGGTCAGGGTCCGGCCGTGGTCGACGAGGACGACGTTGCCGCGGGCGAGCGTGACGTCCTCGACGGGCAGGCAGTCGCGTCCGCCGCGCGTGGTGAGGCAGAGCGGGAAACGCAGCGCGTCCTCGGCGGCCCAGGTGACCTCCAGGACCGGCTGGTCCTCGATCCGGTCCAGGCCGGGGGTGACGGAGGTGAGGCGGACGGCCTGGCGGTGGCTGGGGTCGGCGTCGCCGGGGGTGCCGGTGCGCGGGCCCTTCACCTCCTCCAGGACGATGACGTCGCCGGGCCTGAGGTCGAGACGGCGCTCGCGGCAGGTCTCCGGGTCCACCCAGGCGTCCCGCAGGGTGGCGAGGGTGGCGCCCTTCGGCAGGGTGCACACCTCGCCGCCCCAGGTCCACAGCCGGATCGCGTTGTGCGCGACCCGCAGCTGAAGCGGGTCGGTGGCGACGACCGGTTCGAAGACCTCCACCGAGCCGCGCTCGTCGAGGTCGCCGAGTTCGCTCTCGTCGATGACGGTGCCCGGCTCGGGGCGGTCGTGCGGGTCGAGGCTGCGCACGTCGACGGAGGCGAAGCGGAAGGTGCCCGGGGCGAGCGTGCGGTCGTCCGCGGTGCGGACGGTGACGTAGGCGCGGGCGTTGCAGCCGTCGTGCATCGCGTAGTCGATGAGCCGGACGTGGCGGCGTACGGAGACGCGGCGGCGGGCGGTGTCGAGGTAGGCCTCGGTGGCGACCGCGTCCTGCTGGTAGCTGATCTGGTCGCCGGTGTAGGCGAGGAGTTCGACGAGGGTCATGCCCAGGTCGGCGGGGTTGCGCTCCACCCAGTCGGGGGTGGTGAGCGCGAGCCGGTCCAGGAGCAGCTTGCGGATGGTGTCGTAGTCGCGGGCCGTGTAGTCGATGACGGGTGCGGCGGGGAAGTCGGGCTCCGGCTCGTCCTGGTCCTTGCAGTCGAAGGGGGTCGGGCAGTCGGGCCGGAAGGAGAACGTGGCGCTGTGGTAGCGCTGGTCGAAGCCGCGGTAGGGCTCGGTGCCGGGCCGTCCGTACGGGTCGGTCTCGACGAGGGAGAGCCGGTAGCGGGAGGTGTCGCCGGCCTTGTCGAGGGTGACGTAGAGCCGGTCGTCGAGCTCGGGGTCCTCCTCGCGTTCGACGCTGACGTCGACGGCGGTGATGCCGGTGATGCGGCGGCCGCCGTCGATGCGGACGTTCTCGGGGCCGAGGCCGTGCGGGGCCTTGCCGAGGAAGGTGACGGTGAGCAGCAGGCCGTCGTCGCCGGCCTCGACGGTGTCGACGCCGTTGAGCTGGGCGGCGCGGACCTTGGCCCGGCGGGAGGTGCTGGTCGTACCGGTCATGCCGTGGCCCTCCCTTCGAAGACGTCGTCGCGCGAGGCGCCGTCGGCGCGTAGGACGTAGGACAGGTACACACGGACGACGTGGTCCTCGCTGACCACGTCGAGGGCCTCGATGTCGATGAGATCGCCGAGCCAGCGCTGCAGCGAGGCCTGCACGGAGAGTTCGAGGGTGCTGATGAGTTCCGGGCTGGTCGGCGCGAAGACCAGGTCGAGGAGCCCGCAGCCGAAGTCGGGACGCATCACGCGCTCGCCGGGACTGGTGAACAGCAGCTGCTCGATGAGGTCGTGGACGTGCTCGCCGTGGGTGGCGTGTGCGGTACGGCCCCGGCGGTCGGCGCGGAAGGGGAAGGCGATGTCACTCCGGGGGCGTTGGCTGGTTCGGCGGCTCATCGGACCGTGACCTTTCGCTGCGCGGCCTGGACGACGGGCGGTCCCTGCGGCACGAAGGCCGCGGTGAAGCACTCGGCCGCGGAGATGTCGAGCAGCACGGGCGCGCCGTCGACGGTGATGCCGGTGCCGTCGGCGGCCCAGCGGACCGTCACGCACGGCGTGGGCACGCGGTCGACGGTGTGCGGGCAGCCGGTGACCACGTAGCTGTGCGCGGCCGTGGCGATGGCGGCGCCACTGGCTCGTACACCGCCGGAGGGTGTGGTGGCGGCGGTGACGCGACCGCCATGCGGGCAGCCGATCACGGCGTCGGCGTCGAGCAGACTCCCGGGCATGTTCTCTGGTCCCCCGTCTTTCTTATCGCTTGGAGAGCACGGTCAACTGGCCCTCATTGATGGTCACTTCACGACCGCGCAGAATGACCTCCGCACCGGCGCCGGTCGCGATGACCACGGCCTCCTTGGTGATACGGATGTACGCGCCGCCCTGCGCCTGGAGGAGGATCCCCTGCTCGGCGCCGGGCGTGTCGTTCATGACGAGCTTGTGTGCCTGCGGTGTCTGCACGACGACCGGCTTGTTGGGCGAGCCGGCCTGCAACTCGCGGCGCGCGTCGGGCGGCAGTTCCTCGGCTGCGCCGTACCAGCACCCGGTCCACACCGGGAAGCTCGGATCCCCCTGCTCGAACTCCACCCACACGCCCGCGCCCGGCGGCGGCACCACGAACTGCCCCGACTCGGGTCCCGTGAACGGCAGGCAGGGCAGCGCCCAGGTGGACGGCTCGTCGCCGAGGACGTCCGGGACCTCGACGGTGAGGCGGCCGATGCGCAGCGGGTCGTCGTTGCTGACCACCCGGCCGCGGAACTTCCCGAGGAACCGGTCCTTCGGTCCTGTGACCATGGTGCAGTGTGCTCCTGTGTCTCTCCGCGTCTTCTGACGAGCCGTTGGGGAAGGTTCAGGGACGAACCGTGCTGCTCCGGGCGATCAGTCCCTCCCGCGACAGCGTGAAGTTCTGCCGGAACGAGCCGGGGCTGAGGTTCGAGGTCACGGACTTCACGTAGTAGTCCCCGTCGTACGTCACTCCAGCGCCTCGGACCCCCACCAACTCCCGGGGTCGCAGCAGGTACCCGTGCCTGTTCACGTCCAGGCTCCCGGACCCGGAGATGACGTCCGCCGAGATCGCGGCCCGGGCGAGCGCCTCGGCCTCGGCCTGCCCCAGTTCCTTCTTCGCGGTACCGGAGATCGTGCGGCGTCTGAGCGCCGGAGTGGCCCGCCGGCCGAGCGGCGGCCGCAGTGGATCGATATCCGGCTGAGCCAGCAGCCGTGTCTCTCGCGTCACCGGATCCTGCACCCGCACCTGCGGCTGTTCGCGCGCCGTCCCGTCGTAGGCGAACGTCAGCTGATCGACCGTGGAGTTGGTCTCCATGTTCACGTTCAGCGCGTGTTGCCGCCGGCCGAGCCGTTGCTCGGGCCCCCAGTAGGCGGTGGCCCGTCCCGGGACGGGCCCGGGGTCCAGATAGAAGGTGAAACCGTTCGCCTGGGCAAGCTCGTTGAGGTACTGCAGGTCGGTCCCGGTCTGGTAGTGAACTCGCAGATCCTGCCTGGGCGGCTGCGCGATCTGCTCTCGGATGACGTGCGGCTGGATCCCGTAATCCGCGTACCTGGTCAGAATGCGCGCAGCCCGCTGTGACGGCGCGAGGTTCGGATACCGGTCGGTCCGCTCCTCCAGATCCATCAGCAGGGTCAGGTCCTCCCCCGTCACGGTGAGCGTGGACTGCCCAGGCCGATTACTCGCCCCCACCTCCTGCCGCACGATCAGTCCGTCCAGCAGCACCCGGGAGGTGCCCTTGATCGAAACAGTCACAATCACGCGGGTCTTGGGATCGAAGAACCCCTCGGGCAGCAGCCTCTTCGAGATGGCGCCTTTCTTGCTCAGATCAAAGGCCATCTGGAATCCGCTGCGTTCCCCCGCCGTCATCGTGATCTGGCAGGACAGCAAGGCCTCCGCGATCTCAGCCGGCACCGGGCGGGCCAGCTTCGGCCCCATGTGCACGGTGATGTGGACGGGCCCCCGCCCGATCGGCTCATCAGGCATACCCGGCTCCCGGGAACACCCCAGGCACCGGCACCGCGATCCGCGCACCCGGCTCCGCCGTCAACTCCGCCGGATCCAGCACCGGATTGGCGTCAGCGATCCGCCACCACTGATCCACATCCCCGAAGTGCCGCTGCCCGAGGTGGTCCGGCCGCTCCCCGCTGCTGACGGTGTGCGTGGTGGTGTCCTCGGCGCCTGTGTCCTGGTCGATGGGCGGCAGCAACCGCCGCTTCGCGTACCGCACCTCCGTCCCGTCGGCCTGCACATGCACGCCGATCTCCGCATCGTGGTACCGGCTCGACCGCGGATACGGATGCGCCCCCGGTATCTGGTCCAGCGCGCTCTCGTACGGCTCAGTCCTGGCCATGTTGCTCAACTCCCCCTACCTGTACTGGCGTCCGGCCTGGCGGCCCAGAACGGGACCGCGACCGAGCCTGAACGCCCCCAGTCGCCCACCCGGCGTCATCCCGGCCAACCGCTCCTTCTGCGCAAGGTGCGCCAGATACAGGTCGGCACCCCGGTGCTCGGGTGGCAGATCACTCACCGACAGCACCTTCATGCCGATGTTCAACGAAGCCCGCATCGGGTTCAGATTCACGTCGAAGGCCGTCTCACTGATCGACAGCTCCGTCAGGCGCACCGGCAGCACCCGCTTGCTCCCCCAGGTGAAGAGCGTCAGCGGCATCTCGATGGGACTGATCTCGATCGTCCCCTTCTTCGCCTCCCGCGTGGCCTCCCGCAGTTGCGCCGTCGTGGGGTGCACCAACATCTCCAACGCGGCGAGCTCCGGGTGAATCCCGTCCGGTGCCGGCACCTCGAGCTGATCGGTCGAGTCGATCTCGGCGGTAAAGGTCCAGGTCTCCTCCGCGGGCCCCTTCAGCCGCAACGCCTCGTTCCGGTCCCCCTCGCCTTCTCCCTCGCCTCCGGCCGCTTGTGGCGCGAGCGAGCGCTCGAGCGTGTCCGGGTTGAACTGCAACACGATCACCCGCTCGGGGGTGCCCAGCTCAGGGTCGACGATGACGATGCCGGACCGGATCGGCTTGGGTATGTCTGCGTACCGTGTCACTACCTGCCCCGCTCTTTCGACTCATTCTCACTACTCTTGACCAGTCGTACCGGGGGGATGTCGGCGCAGGCCTTCGAGCATCACCTGCGCATTGTTCCGGACGCGGGACTCCGGGTCATTGACTCGCATTTCCGAGACCAATTGAATGAGTCCATCCCAAGGCAGGTATCCAGTGGAGACGATGACCGCCTGCCGCACGCCGGAGTCCTGTTCGTTCACAGCAATGGAACGAAACAAAGTGATCAACCTGTCGTCTTCCGGACCGGTCGCCGCGAGCGCTGCCGCGTAAATGGCGCGAAGCTTACCGTCGCGATCCTTCACCTTCCCCAAGGCATCGATCGCGTCAGACTGGGTCCAAAGCGGACAGAAGTCCCGAACCTGCTGGACTTCAGGCGCAACATCCGCACCGTGAAATACCACGTACTCAAGCCCGACCATTTCGTCTCGCACGAAGTGGACTTCGGCGTCCCGCCCCGGAACGTCCCACACTTCAACAAAGGGCGGTTCGGTGTGCCGAATCTCCGTTAGATCCCACTCCTCACGCCATGCAAGTTCGGTCAGACTACGGTGACCGTCCGACCCTCTCAGCACAAGTCGAATAATCTTACTCTGCATCGCTCACCCTACTTGAGACCATAGTAATCTTCGAGGAACTTCTTGATTTCTTTCCGCGCCTTGTCTAGGGCTTCTGCATCGGTTTCAAAGTATTCCGTCATACCCTTACCCCTCGACTTCATCCACCTTTCTGCAAGCTCCTCCTCTCGCGCTTCGAGCTCTGCACGTCGAATGTAGGGCTCACCCTCCGGCTGCCTGTTCACCCCACTGTCTATATCAGCTGCTGCCGCCGGGCCACCCTTCATAGACATTGGATAGATACCGCGGCCACCGGTTCGATCACCATTCCCCTCATGCTCTGTGAAGAGCTCATCCAGGTCGGAATCACGCTGTTCCACTAGCGACATGGCCATGGGCGCCATCGCGACATTCGTCGTGTTCCGAACCGACTCACGGACGAACATGAGCCAGTGGAGCCGAGCGAGCAGGTCTTGAGCTTCGGAGGACAGTCCAGACGGGAAGGTGAGATTCTTTGTGTACTTTCTGAGAATGCTGGCCACAGTGTACTGATCGAGGCGCAGGTCATTCAGCTTCTTCATAATGCCCGGATATTCTCCCACCTTAGCCACGTAGGCATTTGTTCCGGCCTTATTGTATTCGACCACCTCGTGTTTATCGGGACCGACACGGTGCACCTCTTTCTCCCCTGTGTGCTGCCAGTTTCCCCCTTCCCTGGGCAGGTACGGGTTGAGCTCTTCCACCGTTCCATCCGGGCGCGATTCTTCGATTTTCTTGCCACGCTCCTGGTAGTATCTCACGGCGCCCGGTATATCCTCTTTCTTTTCTATGTCCAGAGGTTCGTCGTTCGCCTTCTCGTTTCGGTGGCGACGCATCCGCAACTCCGCATCCCGGACATCACCCCGTTTCAGTATTTCTTCTGCTTCTTCACGCGCGACCTTCCGAACATCCGCCCCCGTCAACTCCCAGCCCTTACCTGCAACCATCCGAGGGTTGAGGGTCGCCATGATCTCAAGCTGAGGAGAACCAGCGTGCGTCAAGGAGGTCAAGCGATGCCAAGACCGCATGCCAACCAGTGTTGCGCGAAGCACGGGTTCGGGGATTCCCTTGCTCAGTAGCCGCCTGATTTTCGGGCGTATCTTGGCAACAATTTTCCGCAACCGCGCTTCCTTGGACTCCGTGGAGTTTTCCTTCTTGCGGCGCTCATCGCGTTCGCGGCGGCGCTCTTCATGGCGACGCTGCTGCTGCCGACGGAGTTGGTCGCGGCGGTTCTTGTAGGCGCGGCGCATCTTGCGGGCGTCGTTGTCCAGTTTGCGGCCGGTCTTGCTCTTGTTGCCCTTGCGGCCCAGGGCCTTCTTCGCGCGGCGGTTGCGCTTGAGGGCGGCCTTGGTGGTCTTCTTGGAGCGCTTGTGAGAGCGGCCGGCCGGGGACGGCTTCCGGCGGGGCTTGTCCTTGTCCTTGTCCTCTTCCTTCTTCCGGTCCTTACCGCCGTCCTTGTCGTTGTTGCGGGTGTCGTCGTCGCGGCGGTTGGTGTCGGAGTCCTTGTCCTTGCGGTTGTCGGACCCGGGGCCCTTGTCCTTGTCCTTGTCCTTCTGACTGTCGTCGTCGGCGC
This region of Streptomyces caelestis genomic DNA includes:
- a CDS encoding putative baseplate assembly protein, which codes for MTDTHPVTATDECGCGGACRGGHDERLAPAPLHNPPGRTALDYRVGEYGSFLAALLDRLASPAYPALDQLTVRTPDDPAIGLLDATAVLGDLLTFHSERIADEAYVRTANEHRSLVLLGRLVGHRPRPGVAAATHLAYTLERDPRAEAQNVLIPRGARSHSVPASAGEESLTFETSRDLTARWDFNELKVRRRRPSLLTPRDLEKRSELFVEGTAHSLRTGDQLLFVFGESAGGERKLLPVANTRVDRDDDVTAISLPKSAPPTLKELVDEVRRWTAPPVQPGEPGEEPPTPEVPNPRPVSRLIEDCEDQVLEPLRNDLDGVKTPERLAARLAEPVARLGEAQVLAAPYEDVAAWFEQLEAVLAELAERALELAPAQTDEEGASMGGRPSAAPSGLVAQFPAPLGGDSRAAALEALGVVLPALRATAPAPRGATGRQLPGTDTARLLSALNPGLGSLYPAWRTAAAPGAPRLLRELLALRVTAAPFGATAPLKPVQDDRGRVIRTADWPLTGAVLATTRVVYDTAGKTPVRAEFQYVEGSSSDQRAENLPVTQPVTFTLGPGQVELSVRSGQDRDLSWLNRRPADSQEPGVTVRLHSGLPERTLFVSRPDDEGLIHVGVHNGTSEQIALRPGASEQFTHGEHEVSLKYTAGSAEPNVEIVIATKPEPVNHRTLQLDTVHEGITVGSWVAIQRPAKGSDKGVPGDPKLAFVTTQVTAVRTAAYTNYGITGRGTELTLADAWLDEFDVLLSHIRDTTVHAAGEPLRLADEPLGEDVHGNEIELAELYEGLRPGRTLIVEGERSDIPGTAGVRATEVVTIAAADPAADRRLPGDHIHTRLTLTADLAHRYRRETVRILGNVVEATHGESREEAIGSGDSDRVNQTFALWQSPLTWLADDNPLGATPVLEIRVDGVLWHEVDSLAGRGPTERVYITGSTADGRTTVTFGDGVHGARLPSGHENVRARYRFGTGKAANVPADRVTQPVTRPLGVTAVTNPRPATGGADADGPGLTRRTVPLAVSALDRLVSESDYEDFARSRAGIGRASARELFDGRRRVLHVTVAGTDDVPIAPDSDTLRALRGALTEYGDANLPVRVDGRELVLLLIAAKVKVAPDHAWQTVEPRLRQALLNRLGFEGRELGRPARLSEVLATAHTVPGVDYVDVDVFTGVPASATPEDLTELLTRPGPPRATVPAHPATYDEKIHTVRAENGETLSEICARYGLPLAELLRLNPDITDTRRLPKGRSVYVFRGIRPAQLALLSPRAADTLILTEVK
- a CDS encoding putative baseplate assembly protein, which encodes MTGTTSTSRRAKVRAAQLNGVDTVEAGDDGLLLTVTFLGKAPHGLGPENVRIDGGRRITGITAVDVSVEREEDPELDDRLYVTLDKAGDTSRYRLSLVETDPYGRPGTEPYRGFDQRYHSATFSFRPDCPTPFDCKDQDEPEPDFPAAPVIDYTARDYDTIRKLLLDRLALTTPDWVERNPADLGMTLVELLAYTGDQISYQQDAVATEAYLDTARRRVSVRRHVRLIDYAMHDGCNARAYVTVRTADDRTLAPGTFRFASVDVRSLDPHDRPEPGTVIDESELGDLDERGSVEVFEPVVATDPLQLRVAHNAIRLWTWGGEVCTLPKGATLATLRDAWVDPETCRERRLDLRPGDVIVLEEVKGPRTGTPGDADPSHRQAVRLTSVTPGLDRIEDQPVLEVTWAAEDALRFPLCLTTRGGRDCLPVEDVTLARGNVVLVDHGRTLTGLPETVTVPPVPAVTAPCDRPAFGCRDTEEGNAPARLINALTDKTRSGRALVPDDVRELFEVVGERATARAGLGLESAGQRHEQVVPGTAYAQTAALRTLLAQSVYPGIAPRFRPALGRTPVTQAVPFPDPGTVAAGQAERIAAIPGRIRQRLVELWRSARDRDGLGEQEIAELAVVYGLNVLERFELRRHPVRALRELLYRSDQLLATKLRRVEVLAARARAGTALDGHIAWEIAHSWGPAYAAGLHPEETVLRGSATAALAQDPRRALPAVRVHGDDETWEPRRDLLDSGPREQHFVGELEDDGRLALRFGDGRHGARPTPGTRLALRYRLGGGTAGNVGAEAINHLVVQAGCEAPAVAVRNPLPAAGGTQPEPVEQVRQLAPLDLRRTRLRAVTAEDYAALATALPGVQRAAAELRWTGSVQEAHIAIDADGTAAPSRDLLDSVTQALETYRRIGHDLVVGPARLVPLDIALTVCAEPGHQHGQILAELYRVLGSGRLPGGRLGFFHPDALTFGEPVRLSRLVAVAAAVPGVRSVEVTRLRRLYGQDRGEREDGVLRLGPLEIATCDNDSDRPENGLLAISLGGAR
- a CDS encoding GPW/gp25 family protein; amino-acid sequence: MSRRTSQRPRSDIAFPFRADRRGRTAHATHGEHVHDLIEQLLFTSPGERVMRPDFGCGLLDLVFAPTSPELISTLELSVQASLQRWLGDLIDIEALDVVSEDHVVRVYLSYVLRADGASRDDVFEGRATA
- a CDS encoding phage baseplate assembly protein V — translated: MVTGPKDRFLGKFRGRVVSNDDPLRIGRLTVEVPDVLGDEPSTWALPCLPFTGPESGQFVVPPPGAGVWVEFEQGDPSFPVWTGCWYGAAEELPPDARRELQAGSPNKPVVVQTPQAHKLVMNDTPGAEQGILLQAQGGAYIRITKEAVVIATGAGAEVILRGREVTINEGQLTVLSKR
- a CDS encoding CIS tube protein, encoding MTRYADIPKPIRSGIVIVDPELGTPERVIVLQFNPDTLERSLAPQAAGGEGEGEGDRNEALRLKGPAEETWTFTAEIDSTDQLEVPAPDGIHPELAALEMLVHPTTAQLREATREAKKGTIEISPIEMPLTLFTWGSKRVLPVRLTELSISETAFDVNLNPMRASLNIGMKVLSVSDLPPEHRGADLYLAHLAQKERLAGMTPGGRLGAFRLGRGPVLGRQAGRQYR